CGACGCCGTACTTCTCTTCAAAATGCATGATTTGAACTTTTGTGTCTGTGTAAAACTCTTGATATAAGTCATGAACACTCTTTGGACAATCACTCATAACCAATTGATAATTAtcaaaattggaaatgtCCTTgggggaagaagaagaagaagaagttattTTGGATTTGTTTTGATACAGAGACTTCAGCACTTTATATTTCGCATTTTGTTGCATTGAGCTTATTGATTCTTTATTAGAATTGCTGAAAAGAACTTCattcttgaattcttctttgaatatttttgGGATTCGAAGGGAAATGCTTCCATTTTCCGTcccattttcttcctcttcctcgtcATCTTCGTCTAAAATTGGGACCCGgttttctttattctcaGACAATGACTCGTGGTTTTCTTCAGTTAAAAATTGATTATTGAGGTCCTCTTCCTGAGGTAGAAAATGGGTCTTTATCATCCCCAAATCAACGATAATACTGGTATGCTGTTGCTGAATTAAATCCAATTTGGATTTAAGCAGAAATATCTGGCTACTCACACTTGGGCTATTATCATCAGTTACTGCATCGCTCAAAACATTCCAATCATTTTGTAAGGAATCCACTCTTGTTTGAAAAGTCTGGATGATTTGCTCTATGTTTTCTAGCATCTCATTTAATTTATACGTGAACTTAAATCGAAGTCTCTTGGATTTTTGTAATAATGATTCCCTTAAAATCATATATTAAAGTGCCAATAGATCATGGCTTTAAGAAAACGATTACtttcattcaattttaaGCTTAATATAAATTAAATTGACGCTATTACATTATTCCCAAAGATCATCATTTTTGTGACACTTTGACATTccatagaaagaaaaaaaaaaaaaaaaaaaaaaaaaaaaaaaaacagacgCCCAGAGTACTCCCAAAAACatgaatcaaaaaaaaaagaacagctaagagaagaaagattagTTAAGAACCACTGAACAATGGATATAATTGTGCGTCAATATCCGTCATCTGTTATGTCACTAGTTTATTAATATACAGGGGGTTATACCAGCACATACACCACATACTTGTGCATGGATGTAAGTAAATTACAGATATTATATGTATGAGTGAGTAGGACACttatttccttttcttttctttcctctaGTGCTAACGAGTAACTTAAGGTAGAATTCGAAGAAGGACCGAGTTATTTCTAATCTGCAAGATTATCTATTTAGCGgccttcttttgtttcttgtttgacACATGGGCTACTTCCTTGTgttccttctctttctcttcttctttctccaCTTCTTCCAAGTTTCTCTTTGCTTGTTTGATTTGCTTGGCAAATAGGGTGTCTAGTTCATCAGGATTAGCAATTTGCAACAAAGACTTGTCGAATTGAGATAGCTGTATCTCAACACCGTCGATTTCAACAACGTCAGATTCGACGGAGACCTTTGAATCTTGCTTGGATTTAACCAAGGTATCCAACACATCGAGGTTCACGTATAATGGCAAGACTGGAGACTCGTTTGATTTTAGTAGGACTGTTCTAATGTTGTACTTTTCAATAAACTGCTTAGCAACTGATACGATGTTTTCGGCTAATTGTTCTGGTGAGAACCATTCCAAAGAACCTAGGTGAACATTTAGAGTGTTTCCTCTTGGGATCTTGGTTGGGATCTTTGTATCGTAAACCTTCTTGATGCTATTTACCAAAgttgttttgttgaacttgttaTCCGATCTTGTATTGATAGCAATTGGAGTAGTGCTTAGCTTAGAGTAAGCCTTTCCTCCTAATAGTTTTGGCAACGCTGTTACGATGGAGTCGTCAGCCAAGATCAAAGAGAAGTCCTGTACAAAAGCACGTCTCTTTTCGAATGctttgtattttgttttcaaatcCTTACCAGTCACGATAGAATCGATGGTAATATGTTCTGGAAGTAGATCGATTAGATCATCTGATGATACAGCATTGGCGTCAGCATCCTTTAAAATCAATAGAGTCTT
This genomic interval from Kluyveromyces marxianus DMKU3-1042 DNA, complete genome, chromosome 4 contains the following:
- a CDS encoding transcription activator GCR1-like domain-containing protein, whose translation is MILRESLLQKSKRLRFKFTYKLNEMLENIEQIIQTFQTRVDSLQNDWNVLSDAVTDDNSPSVSSQIFLLKSKLDLIQQQHTSIIVDLGMIKTHFLPQEEDLNNQFLTEENHESLSENKENRVPILDEDDEEEEENGTENGSISLRIPKIFKEEFKNEVLFSNSNKESISSMQQNAKYKVLKSLYQNKSKITSSSSSSPKDISNFDNYQLVMSDCPKSVHDLYQEFYTDTKVQIMHFEEKYGVGQLSKLPKLRTYQRRNALVNAINKYAKGKGIGIDEAIDHFQGIVNENEKTIPWLYNNLAKILERYGIVQ
- the CIC1 gene encoding Cic1p; this translates as MAVRTKKSKSSNTKKEASSNGPSSSTRSKTNKGNTKQSAETEIIPVERVMNAVKSLQEYLKEHGTDESSLLDDSELKSQLQLVVVNTESFSGSLKNFKPKLVTVPHSVYKPWKEASTTMVKDFKTLLILKDADANAVSSDDLIDLLPEHITIDSIVTGKDLKTKYKAFEKRRAFVQDFSLILADDSIVTALPKLLGGKAYSKLSTTPIAINTRSDNKFNKTTLVNSIKKVYDTKIPTKIPRGNTLNVHLGSLEWFSPEQLAENIVSVAKQFIEKYNIRTVLLKSNESPVLPLYVNLDVLDTLVKSKQDSKVSVESDVVEIDGVEIQLSQFDKSLLQIANPDELDTLFAKQIKQAKRNLEEVEKEEEKEKEHKEVAHVSNKKQKKAAK